The genomic stretch ttgtttgttttgggccTGCTTTCCTCACCTATGAGATGTTAACACAGTTTGATTTGCTGTACACTAGACGTTTGGACAACTtcacaaactgaactgcattaAGGTTAGTATATAATGTTTCCCCTAGATTCTTTGCACTTTATCATTTTGTAATATGCAGTAGGGCAAAGAGAAAATGTTAGTCTCTCAGAAACAATCAATGAAAGGTGAGTGTTATGCTTCAGGATGTTTGTTGGCAATGTTAATGCTACTCTGCTGACCTAGTGCTAATTCTTCCCTTATCACTCCTGGTTGAAGTTGAGGAGGAAAATTTTATCTTAGCCAAGATAAGCTATGAATGGGAAAGGGGATATGAAAAGAAACAGTAAACTGTTCAAAGGCAATTAAACACTTCTTTAATATTGACAAAGAGATGACCTATTTGTGATTCACAGGGAAACGAGTACATCTTTAACTTACCAAGAGAAAGAAAGCCTCAAGATGCAAAGGATGAAAATGTCTTCTAAGCCTTTATTCCAAGCTAATAAAATTCCTACTCTGACTTGTGCTAATTAAATTCTCCTTAAAGTTAGAACAACAGCTTGTCACTTGTATGTGTGACTATTTTTTACTTCACAGTAAGATTTGTGAACggtctccctttcctctttttgtttgtttgagataataTTATTCtgtagtcttcctgcctcagtttccccactggGATGGCCTTTGCCATCATACCTGGCTTAAAAGGTTTGAAAAGTACatcatttattatttcttcattcatttgtttgagatgggtctcatgtagcccatgctggtctGGAATTGCctgtgtagccgaggctggccttaAATGCCTGATCTTTTTGCCTCAGACTCGGAAGTGCTGGGATGACTGGTAGGTATCATCCCCGTTATCTTTAATTCTTTTATCTTTCCAAACAGGAGGTGGGATGTGCTTCTCTCATGTTTTGGAATGCATACTGGAGATTGAATCTAGTCCCTACCACTGAGCTTTATCCTCAGTCCTCCTTTTACAGTTTTTTCCCTTCCCAACTTTTTGTTTGTGGTCATAGTCTTTTATTAGGTACTAGGGGCACCTGGGACTTCACACCTGGGAGGCAAGTATTTCTATAGCCCACTCTGCTTtcgttttgatacagggtctcattaAGTAGCCAGACAAATCTTGAACTTTATATGCTCCTGTTTTAACTTCCTgagtagctggaattacaggcctgtgtcagcAGCTCCAGCTTTATCTTAAATGTTCATGTTCAGCTACACAAAGAGATTTGTCTATTGTTTTGATAGGTATCTTGTATCCCAATGAGTGGATATACCATACTTTCATATATCCCCTATTAATGGATAGCTGGCTATTTCGACCTTTTTGCTATGAACAACTAGCTTAGATTGAGTACAGCAAGCTTCATATGAATCATTTCCTTTAATCCTTAACACTTCATATAAAAGCTTTGACATATGTAAGTTCACatatggtggtggtggaggaggaggatatATGTTCCAGAAATATTCTAAAAGTAAAATCTGTGGCTCTGAGGTATGagtatatctttctttcttttccttttttttttttttttttgaagaataggggagaggggaagaaggagggagggtgggactgggaggagaggagggaggggaacatgAGTATTTCATTCTAGCAGCTTAGTAGTTGTTCCAATTTATATCTCCATCAGTAACATAAGAATGTTCCTGATTTCTCTCACCATGTGCCAGCAagttttgttttagcttttttactttttactaacctgatattttttaaaaatgtatcatgGTCTGGCTTTAGTTTGTATTTCTCTTGTGAGGTTAAATAACCTTGGGTAAGCTAAGTTCCTTTCCTATAAAATAATTTGCTTTTTGTATGTGTGACAGGTtcccatgtagtccaggctggcaaACTGGTCTCAGAATTGCTTTATAAATAAGGCTGATtgtgaacttctgatcctcttgcctctactccccaagtgctggaattgcaggccaGCCATATGTGCTTGTAAAAGTTTGTGTAGCTACATTTGTTAATATTTCTGATGTTTAGTTTTAACCCtgagagggcttttttttttttttttttcatttttcgaTGGTTTCTTCTACTGCTTTGATGGCTTTTCCCCCCCCTTTAAACCTTCATTTCCTATACCATGGCCAAAGAGATTAAAACTGGCCAAGGTATAGGAAGTGAAAGTTAATTCAACTTTATTGTTTTCTAGATGGCTCCCCAGCTTAACCAATACTTACTGATTATGTCGTCTATAAATCAGAGCtgctacctttttatttttatattaattacagtttattaagtttatatcccagtggtagccctccccctcctccccttccaatcctaccctccctccttcatttccttcctgcccctctccaagaccacaaataggggaggacctcctctccttccatctaacctcagcttatcaagtttcatcagaactggctgcaatgacctcctctgtggcccaaggCCCCCATCCAGTGGAGGTGGACAAAGCTGCTGCTACCTTTTAATCATATACTCCTTCCCTCAGAACTGAGTTTTACAATGAGTCAGAGCATATTACTTAATGATGTCAAATCTGAATCATCCTAATAGACAAGTTTCCTACAAATGAAATTACAAAGcttattggttgtttttttttttaagatttagttatttattatgcagtgttctgtctgcatgtacacctgcatgccagaagagggcaccagatcgcattaaagatggttatgagccaccatgtggttgctgggaattgaactcaggacctttggatgaactcaggacctttggaggagcagccagtgttcttaacctctgagccatctcttgagccccAAGCTTATTGTTTTCTATCAAAACATGTATAGCAAACTCCAAGAGTGCATTATCCAAATAGAAGTGTGTGTGACTTAGAGCAAAAGAAAGGAATTCGGAGCCCTGTGTGGTGGCTTATGCATGTAGTCTTACTACTTGGGAGGCTGGTGCAGGAAAATTGCTGTGtgattgaaaataaatttattagaGGGCCTGTCAAGACAAAAagaagtgtgtgtatgtggaggggaGGGTGGCAAAAAGGACAGAAGggaatgaaaaataaatcagagAAAATATGTTAGATTAGAATTATTTCAGTCAGTGCTTTTCAAAATATTCTCTCATTGAAATGTTTTTGTATAGTAGAAAGAATATTGGACCAGAAGGCAGGAAACCTGAtgatattatttttctatttgtttatttgtttgtttcagccTGGTCTATTAATAATTAAACACCACTACTGCCAATAATAATAGGAAACATCACTCAGTAGAGTAGAAGCAGCACTGTTATCTAAGAGCCTATTAATCATTCAGtttatgtaattaataaaagtcttGGTAATCTCTTGTGAGTTATACAAACATTGGATGTCGTTGCTCATAAAAATGTCAACAGATCAGTCAACTTATTGAACACCAAGCTCAAGAACAAACCCCACACTGTCATGAGTCATGTACATGCTGTAAAGTAGTAGATAGTGGAAGCATTATCTGAGACAGCTTGGAGTAGCGCTCTTGGTCTGAATTCTGTCCTAattctgctctttctttctttctttctttctttctttctttctttctttctttctttctttcttcctttctttctctttctttttcttctttctttcttttctttctctctttcctttcttttttttttttttgacatggttttaatttatttagtccTGCCTATCCTAGGACTTGCTGTATAGTCCAATagtccaggctaacctcaaagtcagagaaccacctgcctgtgctgacattaaaggtgtgagccaccacgtccCAGCTTAGAGTTGAATGTCTCGGGGGAAGGGCCTGTGCGTGACTTCCACCGACATTTTAACACATGATACTATTATATCCTATTTTGGTGAAAGTTAAGAAAGCCTCAGTAAGAATCAGAGGCCTGGCAGCCAATAAAACTAAGTAATGGGTTCACTGGTTACAGTCCCCTTTAAATGTATAAGAAAGTTAGCTCACGGTAATGCTTTTGAGCCTGTTTCAAAAGTATGTTCTACAAAATGAAAACTAGACATTTTCTGAGCGTGTTAGGTTTTTCACTTTGTTGGGTTGGTTGGTTTCAGAGAGAAGAGCTTCAGTATGATGCCCAGATAAGCTCCAAACTTACAAGCAGCTGTCTCCCCTCAGTCTTGCAAGTGTCACAAGTACgaatcaccatgcctggctcaattTAGAATTTGGGGGGAATGGTTTCTGGACATTGAGCCTTGAATTTtattgttagttttttgtttgtttttcttttttggaaggcATAGTCTTCTGTCACTCTAGGCTGGTCTCAAGTCTTCTATTtaccaaggatgactttgaactttaatcttcttgcttctgcttcTTAAATGTTGGGCTTATAGGCGTGTGTCTCCATAGTAGGTTTTATGCACAGCTGCAAATTGAAGCCAGtgttttgtgcatgctaggcacgTCCTCTACCAACAGAGCCTCAGACCATGTATTGTTATGTCACTTTTAGGAGGTTCACTAAATAAGAATATTGATTGCAATGAGATtaggaaataaaaagagaaatgttaCATTTAACAGACAGATTTCTGCCAGCTACCATTGTCTGGAAGACATTCAAGAACCCGAGGAGTCCAAAAATGCCTATATCTCTCAGGAAACCTCTGTAATTTGACATACAAGTGGAAGAATGGTGTCACATGTCCAAAAGAGTACTTaatgattttaaattttcaaagaaaactcCAAGGACCTCTTAGCAAGTATAATTCAGTCAGTTCCAAGACATCTTGCATGCCTTGGtttcagcaggaaaaaaaaaaaaaaaaagattagcagAACCTTCTTCCCCATACGTCCACACAGCACTAAATAAATCATTAGTGACGTCAGTGTAAGTGATTCATCAGGTTTTTTacgagaaaaaaaaaggaaatttttagttttttttttttcaaaagagacTATATTTTCGTGTGGGTGTATGTCCATGTGGAGGGGGGGTGgtgaagaggccagaaaaggaaatGAGATCCTCTGGAGCTAGGGTTGCAGGTAGTGTGAGTCATCTGATGTGGCTTGGGCTTTGGaaactaaacttgggtcctctaaaagagcaggaagtactctttaacaactgagccatttctccagaaccAGGTTCGGTTTTTGGCACTCACATAGACCACCCATAAATCCAGATCCAGGGGACCCTGACACACTTTTCTGACGTCTGCAGCCACCCTCATACATGTGATGTCTGTGTGTGCCCTTGGGCGTGCtcacgtgtgcacatacacacacaaacaggttcaattcccagcacccatggcagctcacaactgtagccctggctggcctgggactcacaagagatccacctgccttctgccttctgagtgctgaattgaagtcatgtaccaccacactgAGCATGCTTTAAATTCTTCTTATTTATTCTCTGTTTTTctaactgtctctctctctctctctctctgtgtatgtgtgtatgtgttgccgTGAGAGTGTGTAAGTCAGGACAGCCTGACTTGGTTCTCTCCACCCATCCTGTGGGACTTGTGAATGGAATGTGGGTTATCAGGCCTAGCCTGGCACccagcatctttacccactgaaccatcttgctgttCCCTAAATATATGCTTTTGTAGAGTGACTATAGATTACTGAAGATCAGTATCATgcagtttctttttctcatttccagATTGCCAAAATGTTTTGGAGTTTTTAACTGAATCTAAGAAAGTCCAAAATAGATTTGAGACTGTAAAGACAGAAGCTGCACAAGGGGGATTCAGTGCCAATGCATCAACAAAAAAGACAACCAGAGTTAGTGGAAGGAAATCTTCCAGTTTTTGTGTTTCCCACGGAGCTAATCTTTTACGCAGATGATCAGTCGACACATAAGCAAGTGTTGACGCTGTACAACCCCTATGAGTTTGCCTTAAAGTTCAAAGGTGAGTCTCCTAGCTTATGCGTTTTTAGCTAGAGCCTGAGGATTTGTTTGCATGTTTACCCTCATGGACGTTGtgactttttctttcagttttgtgcaCGACTCCGAATAAGTATGTTGTTGTTGACGCCGCAGGCGCAGTAAAGCCGCAGTCCTGTATGGATATGTAAGTCACAGTCGCACCCTGGGAACACATTCTCAGTGTGTGGATGTGGATGTTTTCACTTGAAAGGGGTCCCATTCCCAAGGTATCCCTAAGCAGGTGTTTCTACTCCTTTTGGCCGAACGTTTATCAAAATTTAACAAGTATCTGAAATATTCTATACATAGGACAATCAAATACTTAAACAACTGAGCCAGCACTTTCTTTAATAATTCCTCATTGTTTTAGTCCAGGCAGTCACGCTTATGGTCAAGCTCTGGCTTATTCCTTTAAATTTCTCCTGCAATAACAGAGAATTTAGCTTTCTTGGAGACATCCTGCTATTATAGTGACATTTGTGAAATGAATAATACTACATTCTCGAACAATAACAGTATGAGATCATCTGAAATAATTTAGCTAATAAGCCTGGGATTGAATCTACACATAGGAAGCAAATGTGTGTAAAAGGTTATCTGAGTGCTTCCAGATCATTTCATTTTAGAGTGTCAGACAGCTGATGGTTTGTTCAAGCTGTTCGTGTTTAATTTGTACTTTAGAAATAGTGGTGACCAGATGAATCCACTGGTCAGCCCTTCAGTTAAGCTACCAAGTCAGCTGTATTTTTAAAGTCTTCTATGAGAAACAGAGCTCAGTTCTCCTCAGGGTGATTTCATCACTGCAAAGCCTTAGACCAAAGGTTTTCAGCCtatgggttgcaacccctttggcaCCCGCTCtaccttaaaatatttaaattacgatgtataacagtagcaaataaaaattatgaagtagcaacaaaaataatttatggttgggggtcaccacaacatgagaaactgtattcaaggctcacagcgttaggaaggttgagaaagaCTGCCATAGAGGATATGATTTTAAGAACAGGTTTTTGCGCATTTCTTTGGGTTGTCATTCAGTATACAATAAGCAAAGAGTATTCCAAAGAAATGCAGtcttaataaatataaatgcatTACCCTTGACCTAATTACTTTGCATTCTCTAGGAAGAACCAGGCATAATAAAGGGAAGATTTCTTACTTCAATAACAAATAGGAATGTATTATATGTTTGTAAGGAAGAAACTATTTTATGTGTTCCAGTTGAGGAAAGAAATCTTTAACagatgtacagaaaaaaaaaatcactgctaaAGGCAATTTTCTTTATCATTCTTTAACTCAAGACTTGGATTCTGTGCTGAGGCCATAACTCAGTAATAGACTgtatgcttgtctagcatgctgTAGGCCTCAATCACAGACACGTAGAAGATTGTTATTCTGTATTTCAGACTGTGTAGCTTTAATCTGCCCTTTCATAattgctcattttcttctttagggtatatgatgatttttttttctcagtgtcaTTAGCAAATTTTGGGTATCTGGTTATAGCAAGATTATTTTTGCCATCTTGAAACATTTTGATGCTTTTTGTTTGATAAGCCCCAGAAACCTaaacaggttttgttgttgttgttgttattattattattattattttgctgttTTCAGTGTGATTCGTCATAGAGATGTTCGATCCTGTCACTATGGTGTAATAGACAAATTCCGCCTTCAAGTTTCCGAGCAAAGCCAGAGGAAGGCTTTAGGAAGGAAAGACGTTATTGCTACTCTTCTCCCATCtgcaaaagaacaacaaaaggaagaagaggagaaaagaataaaggaacATTTAACCGAAAGTGTATTTTTTGAGCAGTCATGTCAACCAGGTAGTCTTGTTTTTAAAGCCCCTTAAAGCTTTATACATTTTCAAGTTTAATCATGGAGCTACAGTGAAATACTCTCAAGATAAGCACATTAAATCTAGTCAGCAAAGTGGAGCTTAGAGCACCAGGTCTCTGAAATAGAGCAAGAGACTGGCCTTTGGCCTTCAAGAAAGAAAGGAGTACCCATTATATTATGTAGGAGGAGCAGACAATTGCCATACTAGGCTTTGAAATGCGTGAGATgctgtatatcatatatatatatatatatatttaaagaatgcAGGTACCATACTTTAATACCAGTACAAATTTAGCAATTATGTACTATTGTTTCCATGACTTTTGTATATCGTTTCGCATTTAATTAGTTTGAAGGAGGAGAGAGACTCATTTTGGCAGTAGGCCAAGCTTACTGTGCTGTtcatattattttgaaaaaaaatctcattaaagTTGAAGTTAATTAAACTAAGTAGATTATAATATCCCCTGTGGGCTATTAATTGAATCCCTCTCcattcctcatttccttccagctTAGATACTCAGAATTGTTACGATATATACTTTTGATAATGATACTCTCCTCGTATCCAACTTCCAGACACCATTCCCCCTTCCTCCCTACTTCTAATTATTGTCCTCCAATCCTATTAGAAGTGTAGAGGGATAAATTTTTTCCATAGGAAAACAAAGGGCTTTTCAGAGCGTGATTCATGAGTGTGATACCAGCTGTCTGTGAAACTGAAATGTGCAACTTAGGAGTGGTGGCGCACGCCAGTTATCCCAGCAtgctggaggctgaagcaggaggactgccatgagtgctacacagtgagactcttatcaaaatggaaaaaaaaagggctgggaaaggggTTTAGCAATAGAACGTGAACGTAGCTTGAGCAAGGTCCTAGGTTCCATCCCCAATACAAAGAAGAAAACGTTTTGTAAAGATAGTGCATGtttgtaaaattaaattaaactgaaaagtaaattaaaacaaagacgaaaaggaaagaaattgaagctcATATTTGCGATATTTTACAAATGTTCTTATCATATCAACTCATATATCCGTATCAGTGTGCTCATcttcaaatgtttattttaagAAGCCAGGAAGTGCTGTCTCTTTGATGTGGCCCTGAAATTTTTCCAGTCTGCACAGGGAGTGCCTATACTCTCTGTTTAATATCAGGACTGAGGACTAGGTGCTAGCTTCCTAGCAGTAATTATTTACTGACAGGTCCGTCTTTGATCTTTGTCAACCAGGCAGTCTTGTTTTTAAAGCCCCTTAAAGCTTTATACATTTTCAAGTTTAATCATGGAGCAACGGTGAACTACTCTCAAGATAAGCACATTAAATCTAGTTTGGCTGGTGGGGTGCCCCTCTCAGGCTTTGAGAGGTGGTGGATTGGGCATTTAGAGGGATTCTTGGGTACATtgtgttggaggccagcttggcttaaatgagaacctgtttcaaaattcaaaggaaaaaataaaaacaaaaaaaaaaggaaaatttctgAAATGACATCTTGTCAGATCAATATGTTGAAGGTGATTtacttaatgaaataaaatattcccATTTCAACAGGCTTCCAAAACATGAAAAGCcattgaatatatttttcttgacatttaatgaatagttaaaaataaaatcattggagttcatttttttcatttaacataCTGATATGTTTTTCAATTTATTACTCTTTTACATGTagtgatgttttgcctgcatgtgtgtctgtataccacatgtatgcctggtgcctatggaggctagaagaggacatcagatcctctgggactggtgttatagataattgtgagctgccacatgggtgctgggaactgaaaccctgtcctctgaaagagcagctagcagtgctcttaactgatgagacACCTCTCTATCCCctaactttgttcttttttttttttcttcattggaagTCATGTGAAAATCATCTTAAAAGGCTAAATACAACATatatacagagacagagacacacagagaaatacagagaaagacacaaagacagagagactgattaaggagatggttcagtgggttaaGCACTTGCCATACAAGTGTCAGGACCTAAGTTTGAATCCTCCAAGCCCATGTAGCCAGGTATAGTGATTTATGTCCAGCAATCTTAGTGTTCCTATAGTgagctgagagacagagagaaaggtgtTCATAAAGGCATGCAGGCTAATCAGCCTGGAGTATACAGTGGTCTCAAACAAGATGAAAGGCAAAGATTGAGACctggggttgtcctctgacttccacgcaCACTAGGTCCCTGCACTCACAcaaatgtgtgcatgtacacacatacaccaaagcTAAGTAATTCtaatagctgtgtgtgtgtgtgtgtgtgtgtgtgtgtgtgtgtgtgtgtatttatgtctgtGTCTGGATGGCTGgatgtttgaaacagggtctctgtaGTTcaaccctgcctctgcctcccaagactAGGGGTTACAGGTATGAGCTACTGTACCTAGATTCGTATTTTAATTACCTAATTGATTActtatgtttatttacttttgtttttgagacaaggcctcacaaCATAGCTCTAGTTGTCTTGGAATTAACTCACTATGCAGACAGGGCTGGCCTCACAGTTGTTAAtcatcctcctctgcctcctgggtgctgatcTACATGCATTTTTGTCAGCGCTCTCAGCCTTAGTTTTAGAATAATCATTAGTGTCTAAAGTATGGAGAGATATCTGATTGTAATATTGT from Meriones unguiculatus strain TT.TT164.6M chromosome X, Bangor_MerUng_6.1, whole genome shotgun sequence encodes the following:
- the Mospd1 gene encoding motile sperm domain-containing protein 1 isoform X2 — its product is MHQQKRQPELVEGNLPVFVFPTELIFYADDQSTHKQVLTLYNPYEFALKFKVLCTTPNKYVVVDAAGAVKPQSCMDIVIRHRDVRSCHYGVIDKFRLQVSEQSQRKALGRKDVIATLLPSAKEQQKEEEEKRIKEHLTESVFFEQSCQPENRAVSSGPSLLTVFLGVVLSQWLYLEHEQGLNLTSEVNLS
- the Mospd1 gene encoding motile sperm domain-containing protein 1 isoform X1 translates to MHQQKRQPELVEGNLPVFVFPTELIFYADDQSTHKQVLTLYNPYEFALKFKVLCTTPNKYVVVDAAGAVKPQSCMDIVIRHRDVRSCHYGVIDKFRLQVSEQSQRKALGRKDVIATLLPSAKEQQKEEEEKRIKEHLTESVFFEQSCQPENRAVSSGPSLLTVFLGVVCIAALMLPTLGDMESLVPLYLHLSVNQKLVAAYILGLITMAILRT